In Natator depressus isolate rNatDep1 chromosome 22, rNatDep2.hap1, whole genome shotgun sequence, the following proteins share a genomic window:
- the SPATA19 gene encoding LOW QUALITY PROTEIN: spermatogenesis-associated protein 19, mitochondrial (The sequence of the model RefSeq protein was modified relative to this genomic sequence to represent the inferred CDS: deleted 3 bases in 2 codons): MQQCCPLNQESDGRGQFLRRGELRLREGSPPGRRSPRMIISSWAVYVLMCKSIGRRFPPSSTQDIKVVETEMLSVLEHWLRKIEEEASKIFKQKLENKAETKAETKVTLSAGQDSGMIKSQTVQVSSTKLPVSLSSHGLLEERTKIQFIRWSHTRVYRVSSDIRNEAMRERLEQVRNSVSQVMLQAMQNNRSNTDIRATLSS; this comes from the exons ATGCAACAATGCTGCCCCCTCAACCAGGAGTCTGACGGCAGAGGCCAGTTCCTGCGG AGAGGGGAACTGAGGCTGAGGGAGGGCTCGCCTCCC GGGAGACGGTCCCCTAGGATGATTATTTCCTCTTGGGCTGTGTATGTCTTGATGTGTAAATCGATTGGCCGTCGGTTCCCACCCAGCAGCACTCAA GACATTAAAGTTGTGGAGACCGAGATGCTGTCCGTGCTAGAGCACTGGCTGAGGAAG ATTGAAGAAGAAGCTTCCAAGATCTTTAAGCAGAAACTGGAAAACAAGGCAGAAACCAAAGCAGAAACCAAAGTGACCCTTTCTGCTGGCCAAGATTCAGGAATGATAAAGTCACAG ACTGTTCAAGTCTCTAGCACGAAACTGCCAGTGTCATTGTCTAGCCACGGTCTTCTGGAGGAGAGGACAAAGATCCAGTTCATAAGATGGAG TCACACCCGGGTCTATCGAGTATCGAGTGACATCAGGAATGAAGCCATGCGGGAGAGGCTGGAACAAGTGCGAAACAG CGTGTCCCAGGTCATGCTTCAAGCAATGCAGAACAACAGATCGAACACTGATATCCGAGCCACCCTTTCAAGCTAA